Sequence from the Leptospira dzoumogneensis genome:
CCTGGGAAAATCTTGGGAGCGGGGGACTTCTGCCAATCCGGTAGCCTGGACGGTCGTACCTAAGCCGGATTGGTCCGCCGGAAGAATGGGATGGGGCGCTGAAGCAAGTTTTAGCCTTGGTTTTTAGTAATTTTGTCCGTATTTCCTTGACCCCTTAGGTCGGTACGCGAAATTGGCCAATACAGGACATACCCATGCCAATCGTATCTAAACCGCATAGAACTCCTTCCTTAAAAAAGGAACAAGCTAATAAAGCTTGGTACGTAGTCGACGCTGAAGGTAAAACCTTAGGTCGTCTCGCTTCGGAGATCGCTACTAGACTCCGCGGTAAACATAAGCCTACTTTTACTCCCAACGTTGATTGTGGAGATAATATCATAGTTATCAATGCTGCTAAGGTAGCTGTGACTGGAAATAAAGAGACTCAAAAAGAATATTTCCATCACTCTCGTTATCCAGGTGGTATGACAGCTACTACTCTCCAAAGTATGAGAGTAAAACATCCTGAAAAAATCCTGTATGAAGCAGTAAAAGGTATGCTTCCTAAAAGCAAACTCGGTGCTGAAATGTTAACTCATTTCAGAATTTTCCCAGGAACCGAGCATAATCTCGGCGCTCAAAAGCCGATCAAACTGGAACTCTAGGAGATATTAGAATATGGCAAGCGCCAAGGAAATCTGGGCAGTAGGTCGTCGTAAAAACGCAATCGCCCGCGTAAAATTAAAAGAAGGTTCCGGTAAAATTGTAATCAATGATAGAGATTACAAAGATTATCTGCAAAACAGCCGCTCTAATATTAAAGAAGCTATCACTGCTTTAACTCTGATGAATGTTACCGAAAAGTTCGATCTTAAGGTAAACGTTTCCGGAGGAGGGATCATCGGACAAGTCGGAGCGATCCGTCATGCACTTGCAAGAGTGATCTGTCGTTATAATCCCGAGTTCAGAGCTACTGTTAAAAAAGAAGGCCTTCTGACTCGTGACCCACGTATGGTGGAACGTAAGAAATACGGTCTACACAAAGCACGTAGAGGAACTCAGTTCTCTAAACGTTAATCTACGCTTTTTAGATCTTTTTTTGGGAATGCCTGAAGTTCTTGCCATCAAGACCTCGGGCATTTTCTGTTTTTAGGGGTATCATGAATTTTAAAAAAGTTTCCGAAGTCCGCAAAATCTTTTTGGATTATTTTAAGGAGAAGGGCCACACAGTAGTTCCTTCATCCTCTCTGTTGCCTGCGGGAGATCCTACACTTCTATTCACTACTGCGGGAATGGTCCAGTTCAAACCTTTATTCACCGGTGCAGTAGAACTTCCTTATACAAGAGCGACTTCCGCACAAAAATGTCTTAGAACTACCGACCTGGAGAATGTCGGTAAAACGGAAAGGCACTGTACATTCTTCGAAATGCTCGGGAATTTCAGCTTCGGAGATTATTTTAAAGAAGAAGCTATCGAATACGCATTGGACTGTTCCGTAAATCATCTTGGATTTCCTAAAGAAAAGATCTGGATCACAGTATTCGAAAATGATGATGAAGCGGAGAAGATCTGGATCTCCAAAGGTATTCCTAAAGACAGGATCACTCGCCTGGGCAAAAAAGATAATTTCTGGGGACCTGCAGGAGACAGCGGCGCTTGTGGACCTTGTTCGGAGTTATACTTGGACAGAGGACCTGAAAAAGCTTTTCCCGATTGTGGAGTTAAATACGAGTGTAAGCCTGGCTGCGATTGCGATCGTTTTTTAGAATTTTGGAATATAGTATTTAACCAGTTCAACCAAGACACGGAAGGAAATCTTCATCCTTTGAAACAAACCGGTATCGATACTGGTTCCGGCTTGGAGAGAGTGGCTTTACTTTTACAAGGAGTTGATTCCGTTTATGATACGGATGAGCTTAGAGGAATTATCTCAGAAGTAGAAAAAATCTCGGGTAAAACTTATAACGAATCCACTAAAGTCCCTTTTAGAGTAATTACCGATCATATTCGTTCCGTATTATTCACAGTATCCGACGGGATCTATCCTGATAGAACAGGAAGAGGATATGTTATACGTCGTTTGATCCGTAGAGCGGTATTATTCGCCAGAAAATTGGATCTAAGAGAACCTTTCTTATACAAACTGGCGAAATCAGTATGCAATATTTATAAAGAAAGATATCCAGATCTAGAAAAACATATCTCCTCCGTAGAAAGAACACTTCTTGCGGAAGAGGAATTATTCCTCAAAACATTAGAGATCGGTTTGGAAAAGATAGAAGTTCTTGTTTCCAAAACTAAATCCGAAGGTTCCAGCACATTCTCCGGAAAAGACAGTTTCTTACTTTATGGAACTTACGGTTTTCCAGCGGAGATGACGGAAGAGATCGTAGCGGAGCATGGACTTTCTTTTGATCGTAAAGGATTCGAAGATGAATTGGAGAAGGACAGGCAATCCTCTCGAGAGACCTGGAAAGCAAACAAAGTTTCCTTATTCACTGGGATCAAAACCGATAAGACACAATTTCTGGGATACGATGCCTTAGAAACGGAGTCGGATCTTAAATTTATATTCTTAGATAATAAACAAACATCGGAACTCAAGGAAGGAGATTCCGGAGTATTGGTATTTTCTTCCAGCCCATTCTACCCGGAAGGTGGAGGACAGGTGGGAGATATTGGATTTATTCGAAAAGGACAATCCGTCTTTAAGGTTTTAGATACCCAAAAAGAAAATGATATCATTCTTCATATCGGGACCGTTCTTTCCGGAAGTTTTGCAGCCGGAGACAAGGCAAAATTAGAAGTGGAGAAGGAAAGAAGAGAAAGACTCAAATTCCATCACTCCGGAACTCACTTGCTCAACGGCGCTCTCAGGAATCTTCTCGGAAATCATGTTCTTCAAAAAGGATCCATCGTTTCTCCTGAATATCTGCGTTTCGACTTCTCTCATCCAAGTCCTTTAAGTGTAGAAGAAATTCGTAATATAGAATCCTGGGTGAACGAAAGTATCGGCCGTCATATCGCCGTCGAAACTAAGGTGCTTCCTATAGAAGAAGCTAAGAAGACCGGAGCGGTCGCTGCATTCGACGAAAAATACGGAGACAGTGTAAGAGTTCTTCAGATGGGAGATCGTTCCCTGGAATTCTGCGGTGGAACCCACGTAGGAAATACCGGAGATATAGGTTACTTCTTCATTAAAAAAGAATCCAGCCCAGGTGCCGGAAACAGAAGGATAGAAGCAGTGGCAGGCCCACTGGTTGTGGAAACCTTCCAAAACAGATTTGCGGAATTAACGGAATTCGTCCAAAATCTAAATCTTAAGATCAAAGATGAGTTAGGCGCAGAAGGGGCTTCCCTTTCCATCAAAACTGTAATTCCGGGACCGGATGAGATCAGATCTTTGTTTGAGTCCAAAGGTGCGGATGCAGTAGTTTCTCTCAGAGATCTTTCCGAAAAACTATCCGTTGAATTGGAAGAAACACAATCCAAGTTCTTAAAAGAGAAAAAGAATAAAGAATCAAAAGATTTTGAGAATAATCCGGATATAATTGCGAAAGTATTCGAAAATCCTAAAGTGATTGGATCTGTTAAAATTGTTTCTGCGATATTTGAGTCCAAAGATGCAAAGGCATTAAAAGGACTTTCCGATAATATCAAAGTCAGAGAGAAAGAAATAGTGGCCATTCTTGCCAGTAAAAATGCGGAAGACGCAAGTATAGTGATCACTTGTTCTTCTTCTTTGGTTGGAAAGATACATTGTGGAGAACTCGTAAAAACTGCCTGTGAAATTTTAGGCGGGAAGGGCGGCGGAAAACCGGACATGGCACAAGGCGGAGGAAAGGAAGTTTCCAAAGTAGAAGAAGCAGTCAGATCCGCATTAGAAAAAGCAAGTTCCAGTTTGAACGGGGGAAAATAAAATGAGCGATCCATCATTCGATGTTGTTTCCGAAATAGATAGACCTGAATTACAGAATGCGGTCACCCAAGCGATCGCAGAGATCAAGAACAGATTCGATTTTAAAGGTTCCAAGTCGGAGATCAAACTGGAAGAAGAGAACCTGACTCTCACATCGGATAACGAAGCTAAGTTGGAAAGTGTGATCGATGTTCTCATCAATAAGATGGCTAAAAGAGGACTCGGTCTCAAGTCTTTTGATTTTAAATCCAAATTGGAACCTGCTACGGGTAATACTGTTCGTATGAAAGTGAAAATACGGAACGGTCTCGAAAAAGAACAAACAAAAGAGATCACTAAGATCGTGAAAGATTCTAAACTGAAAGTGATCCCTACTATCATGGGAAATTGTGTTAGGATCCAAGGTAAGAAGAAGGATGATCTTCAGGAGATCATGAGACTCCTAAAATCTGCCGATCTTCCTTTTGATGTTCAATTCCAAAATTTTAAGGGTTAATCAACTACTTCTCCGGTAATCAATATTCCGGAAGAAGTCTCTGATTTCTGGGTTTTTTAGTTCCAATTTTTGGAACCTTCTGGTATAGTATTCTTATGCGAAGGAATAGGATTATCTCCAGGTCTACATTGGTCGAATTCTGGAAAAAACATCCTAAAGCAAAAGATCCCTTATCTGCTTGGTATGAAGAAGCCAAAAAATCTTTTTGGACCGAGCCTAAGATCATCAAAGAAAGATATAGGTCTGCGGATTTTCTTCCAGGCAACCGTGTGGTATTCAATATTGGTGGGAACAACTATCGGATTATCGTAAAAATAGAATATAAGTTTGGTGGAGTTTTTATTCGATTCGTCGGAACTCATTCCGAATACGATAAGATAAATGCAGAAACTATTTAGCTCGCAGGCAAAGGAGTTTTATTATGACAACGATGATCAACGTACAACCTGTAATCACTAAAACCGATCATAAACTCGCCCTAAAACGGATCGAAACCTTAATGGACAAGGGAAATAAAACAAGATTCGACGAGATCGAATTGGAAACACTTTTCGTTTTAGTCAGCAATTACGAAGAAAAACATATTCAGATATTTCCTCCGGATCCTATCGACGCTATTCTATTTAGAATGGAACAACAGGGTCTTACCCAGGGAGATATTGCTAAAATTTTAGGTTCCAAACAGAGGGCCTCCGAGTATTTGAATAAAAAGATCCCTCTTTCTATAGAAGCGATCCGAAAGCTGAATGATTCTCTGGGTATTTCAGGTGATATTTTGATCCAAAAATATACTACAAAAGGATAAACGGATTTTTTATTTTCAAGCGGCTTGACAAAACCTTTCGAAACGACAAGGGTCTAATTTAAGTATGAAACATTTTATATTTCTCGCAATTATTTCACTTTTTCTGATCTCAGGACTCTCTGCAGAAGAAGAAAATCCGATCAAGTTCAAGATAGAAAAGTCCTCTTCTTCCGGTTATCTTTTGAAAGTAGTTTACCCTGAAAATTTCGGAGTCCAAAAAGAAGCTCCACATAGAATTTTACTCAATCCAGGATCCGGATTAAAAGTAGTTTCCGCAGATCTAAAACTGAAAGGTAAAACTTCTACCCGTAAAAAAGAATATTTCGAATCAGTGGAACCTATGCAGGTAAAACTAGAAGGAAAGGGTGAATTGGAAATTCACGCTAAAATTTTTTACTGCGATTATAACAGAAATATCTGCATCCCTGGAAAGATATTACAAAAAGAAACTATACAATAATTGAATAGTTCGATTTAAAAAAGAAAAAGCGGCCAAGAGCCGCTTTTTTTATGTGAATCTGTTTTTAGATTTGTTTGTAGGAATTCCTACATTTCGCTTTAAATTACTTTTTAATTTCTATCTTCAGATCCGGTTGAGATACATGAAATAAATAATATGTTTTTCCGTTGATCGGCTTGGAAACTTTTACGAATTTACCTTTTGAATCCACTAACTCTTTTAGGAATTTACGATCGGTTGGGCGAAATGAGTCTCCCTTCTCCGCTATAAAAAGATTTAAGGCTCTTTTTTTGGCCAGATCCAATGCTTCGTTTTCGTTCCCGTCCAAGGAAGACACAACAACTTGGTAAGTGGATGAACTGATAAAACCTTCGGTAGCTTTGACGAACTGGTCGTCCTCGGTTGGAGCGGATTCTTCCACTACATTTTTAGGAGTTTCTTTTTTAGGTTCTTCCGTTTGAGGAGTTTTACATACGGAGATAAAAGAAACAATTAGTAATGCAAAAATGGTTTTTGTATACATGAGATGGATTCCTTTGTTATGGAATTATTTTAGATTCTAAGGTTCGCTTAAGTAAATCCGCATCCACAACCCTAAAAACAAATGTGCAGCTTTTAGGGTCGCTATAATCTTCTCTGTATAAGAACAGTTTATCCAAAAGCCAAGCGAAAGAAGCTCGGTAGGTTAAATAATCGGCATTTAAGATTTCCGTCTTCTTCTTTTCTTTTTTTTCCTCCGGAGAATCGTCCTCTACCGGGGATTGTACGTTTTGGGTGGCAATAGAAGCAGCACCCATAGGAGAATTGGATTTGGTCCGAACTGCTTGGGGTGGTCCGGGAAGTGGTTCATATTTCGGAACGGTGGAATTCACTCCCACTCCTATCCAAGTTTTTCTTTCCTCCGAGATTTGGGCGAGCAGAAGGTTGACGGAGACCTCATCTCTTTTGCGGATCGCCCTTGCCTTACAGTCTTCTCTCAATGTTAAGATCGGTTTTTCCTGATTGGGGACTGGAACAGTCACCACTACTTGGAAATAATCATGAGATATAAAACCCGAGTCGTTTATATTATCCCAGACCTTTCTTCTGTATTCAGGGTCTGCAGGTTCACAATAACCTAAGAAGAATGTCAGGAATAAGACCGACGAAACCCGCAACATAGTTCCTAGTTTAAAGCTCCCCTCTACAAAAACCAGCGGGATTTTTTCCCGGTATCTTCTGGACAACATAACTTTTAGGGGAAATCTTGTTGGTATGTGGGAATATCTTTCCAAGTCCGTCATTTCTCGTTTCAACTTTTTGTTTTTCACACTTTGTATTTTTATAAACTTCGAAGCATTCGCTAACGAAGACATCTTCTCTGAGATCCGAACCACTTTGGAATCCAGAGTGAAAAAGGTGACTTTAAAGAATGGGATCAGACTCCTCATGATGAAAAGGGCCGATTCTCCAACTGTCGCAGTCTATACCAAATTTTTGGTAGGTGCTGCAGATGAAACTCCTGAGATCGCGGGCACTGCCCACCTTTTAGAGCATATGCTTTTTAAAGGCACTAAGAACATCGGGGTCACCGATGCTAAAAAAGAAAAAGTATATTTGGACCAGATACGTGTTTGGGGAAAACGTTTAGATTCGTATCGTTTGCAGGAAAGAGAATTGGCTGCTAAGGGTGAGCCTGTTCCTGAAAAGCTTATCAAAGATAAGAATATTTTAGAGATCCGATTTAAAAATCTGTTGGAGCTCCATCGTAAGTTCGTGGTTTCGAACGAAGACTCTTATATTTACGAGAAGAATGGAGGCACAGGTTTTAACGCATACACTACGAATGATGTTACGAATTATCAAATTCTTCTTCCTGCAAATAGATTGGAGATCTGGGCAAAACTAGAATCGGATAGATTAAAAGATCCTATATTAAGAGAATATTATACGGAAAGGGATGTGGTCCTGGAAGAGCGCAGGATGAGAGTGGAAAACCAAGGAATGGGGATCTTAAGAGAGAAGTTCTTAGGCGCCGCTTTCCCGAATCACACTTATGGAATGCCGGTGATCGGTTATGAATCCAATCTTCCTTTTTTAGATATAGATAGAACGGAAGAATTTTTCAAAAAGAATTATAGACCTCATAAAATGGCGATCGGGATCGTAGGAGATCTGGATTTTGATAAGACTGAAAAATTGGTCCGAAAATATTTTGAAGATATTCCGGACGGACCTTCTCCTAAACTTTCTCATGCTTCAGAGAGTTATGATCATGAAACCAGGAGAATTAGCGTAAAACATTCTTCCGGTCCTATGAAGGTAATGGGTTGGTTGACCCCTGCTTCTCCTCATCCCGATAAACCTGTTTTGGAATTGATAGATGCGATCTTGTCCCAAGGTGAGACCGGTAGATTATACAAACGACTCGTGCTTAGGGACAAACTCGCTCAAAGAGTAGCCTGTTGGACCGGAGAGCCTGGAGAAAGATACGCGAATTTATTTGCGATCTACGTGACTAATGTAAGAGGAGCGGATCCGGATAAAATAGAATCTTCTATCTTGGAAGAAATTGAAACTCTTAAAAAGGAAGCGGTCACCGAAGAGGAACTGGCAAAGATCAAAAATCAGATCGTCGGGGACTATATCAGAGGACTAAACAGCAATTCCAAACTCGCGGACGTTCTTACCTATTACGAATTGGTGCCAGGAGATTGGACGGAAATTTTCGATGATTATGCACGTTTGGATAGAGTGACTCCGGATGATATCATGAGAGTTGCCCAAAAATATTTTACGCCTAGGAATTTGACCGTAGGTGATCTGATCAATTCAGACGGAGAGAAAAAATGAATATTATAAAAAAGATCACTATCTCCGTTTTCGTATTTTTATTCTCCTTTGTCAGCGCTTATGCTGCTCCTGGAGATTTTGTAAAAGATGTAAAGATCCCCGCTTTAGAATTCCATTTTCCTGAAATCAAGGAGATCGGTAAGGATCCGAATACTAGAATACTTTATTTGGAAAATTCGGAGTTCCCGATCAAAACTCTGGAGATCACATTTTACGCAGGACCGGATTTTTATACTAAGGCACCTTTAGAGTTAGTGGAAATTTTTCCGGAAGCTTGGAAGAAGGGAGGCACAACCTCCCATCCGGGAGAAAGTTTTGCGGAAGTTTGGGAATCTTACGGTTCCAAAATGAGAGTCGCATCCGACTTGGACACTGTGACTTTGACATTCTCCTGGCTTTCCAGATACGACCAAGAATCAAAGGCATTGATCTCCGAATTTCTGAAACAACCCATCTTCGGAAAAGAAGCGTTCGAGATCGCAAGACTGCAGTTAGGCGAACAGATCAAAAGAAGGAACGACAATATCGTAGGACTTGCTTTCAGAAAGGCGAACGAACTTGTATACCAGGGAAAAGTAAAGGGTAGGTCCGCATCCTTGGCTATATTGGAACTGTTAAAAGAAGAAGACCTGGAAGAATATTATAAAAACCAATTATTAAGTTCCAGACGTTCCATACTCGTAAGCGGTAAATGGAACCAGGAGGAGATACCTCAGTTTCTGGGAGATATTCTGCCTGCATTCTCCGGGACGCCTGTAATAGAATCCCAAGGTTCCAACCCGGAAGAATTAAATAAAAATCTAAAGCAAAAAGAGATCAAGAACCTGATTATCGATAAGGCAAATACCCAAAACGTAGTTTTGTTTTTGGGAGTCGGACCCGCTCATAATGACAAGGATTTTTATGCGGTCCAAGTTTTGAATTATCTGGTCGGAGGAGGCGGTTTTACTTCCTACTTCATGAGTAAGATCCGCTCGGATAAGGGGCTTGCTTATTCTTCTTCCAGTCATCCTGTGTTTGAAAAAGATCATTCCGTGATCTACTTTTTCACTCAGACTAAATCCCAAAGCGCCATGGAAGTTTATAATCTTATGGGAGAAATTTTGGGAGATTCTACCTTCTCCAATATAAGCGAAGAAGAATTGAAGAATGCAAAAGAAGCAATTTTAAACAAGTTCATCTTCTTATTTACAGACTCTGTGGAAATCCTCAGGAACGAGGTCCGTTTCAGAGAACATAAGATGCCTAAGGATTATCTGAAAAATTATAGAGATAAGATCCAAAATGTTACTCTTGAAGATTTGAGAAGAGTGGGTAAGATATATTTTAGAAGAGATAAACTGACTGCGGTGATCTCCGGTCCAAAATCTTCGGTCTCTTCCGAGCTGCCTGGGCAAAAAACAATCGGTCCGGAAGATCCGATCCCATAATGGATTGTAGGTTCGAACATAAAGGATATTTATTCGAAGGAA
This genomic interval carries:
- the rplM gene encoding 50S ribosomal protein L13 — its product is MPIVSKPHRTPSLKKEQANKAWYVVDAEGKTLGRLASEIATRLRGKHKPTFTPNVDCGDNIIVINAAKVAVTGNKETQKEYFHHSRYPGGMTATTLQSMRVKHPEKILYEAVKGMLPKSKLGAEMLTHFRIFPGTEHNLGAQKPIKLEL
- the rpsI gene encoding 30S ribosomal protein S9 is translated as MASAKEIWAVGRRKNAIARVKLKEGSGKIVINDRDYKDYLQNSRSNIKEAITALTLMNVTEKFDLKVNVSGGGIIGQVGAIRHALARVICRYNPEFRATVKKEGLLTRDPRMVERKKYGLHKARRGTQFSKR
- the alaS gene encoding alanine--tRNA ligase, with translation MNFKKVSEVRKIFLDYFKEKGHTVVPSSSLLPAGDPTLLFTTAGMVQFKPLFTGAVELPYTRATSAQKCLRTTDLENVGKTERHCTFFEMLGNFSFGDYFKEEAIEYALDCSVNHLGFPKEKIWITVFENDDEAEKIWISKGIPKDRITRLGKKDNFWGPAGDSGACGPCSELYLDRGPEKAFPDCGVKYECKPGCDCDRFLEFWNIVFNQFNQDTEGNLHPLKQTGIDTGSGLERVALLLQGVDSVYDTDELRGIISEVEKISGKTYNESTKVPFRVITDHIRSVLFTVSDGIYPDRTGRGYVIRRLIRRAVLFARKLDLREPFLYKLAKSVCNIYKERYPDLEKHISSVERTLLAEEELFLKTLEIGLEKIEVLVSKTKSEGSSTFSGKDSFLLYGTYGFPAEMTEEIVAEHGLSFDRKGFEDELEKDRQSSRETWKANKVSLFTGIKTDKTQFLGYDALETESDLKFIFLDNKQTSELKEGDSGVLVFSSSPFYPEGGGQVGDIGFIRKGQSVFKVLDTQKENDIILHIGTVLSGSFAAGDKAKLEVEKERRERLKFHHSGTHLLNGALRNLLGNHVLQKGSIVSPEYLRFDFSHPSPLSVEEIRNIESWVNESIGRHIAVETKVLPIEEAKKTGAVAAFDEKYGDSVRVLQMGDRSLEFCGGTHVGNTGDIGYFFIKKESSPGAGNRRIEAVAGPLVVETFQNRFAELTEFVQNLNLKIKDELGAEGASLSIKTVIPGPDEIRSLFESKGADAVVSLRDLSEKLSVELEETQSKFLKEKKNKESKDFENNPDIIAKVFENPKVIGSVKIVSAIFESKDAKALKGLSDNIKVREKEIVAILASKNAEDASIVITCSSSLVGKIHCGELVKTACEILGGKGGGKPDMAQGGGKEVSKVEEAVRSALEKASSSLNGGK
- a CDS encoding YajQ family cyclic di-GMP-binding protein, coding for MSDPSFDVVSEIDRPELQNAVTQAIAEIKNRFDFKGSKSEIKLEEENLTLTSDNEAKLESVIDVLINKMAKRGLGLKSFDFKSKLEPATGNTVRMKVKIRNGLEKEQTKEITKIVKDSKLKVIPTIMGNCVRIQGKKKDDLQEIMRLLKSADLPFDVQFQNFKG
- a CDS encoding type II toxin-antitoxin system HigB family toxin translates to MRRNRIISRSTLVEFWKKHPKAKDPLSAWYEEAKKSFWTEPKIIKERYRSADFLPGNRVVFNIGGNNYRIIVKIEYKFGGVFIRFVGTHSEYDKINAETI
- a CDS encoding helix-turn-helix domain-containing protein; this encodes MTTMINVQPVITKTDHKLALKRIETLMDKGNKTRFDEIELETLFVLVSNYEEKHIQIFPPDPIDAILFRMEQQGLTQGDIAKILGSKQRASEYLNKKIPLSIEAIRKLNDSLGISGDILIQKYTTKG
- the mpl17 gene encoding cell surface protein MPL17 — translated: MKHFIFLAIISLFLISGLSAEEENPIKFKIEKSSSSGYLLKVVYPENFGVQKEAPHRILLNPGSGLKVVSADLKLKGKTSTRKKEYFESVEPMQVKLEGKGELEIHAKIFYCDYNRNICIPGKILQKETIQ
- a CDS encoding lipoprotein is translated as MYTKTIFALLIVSFISVCKTPQTEEPKKETPKNVVEESAPTEDDQFVKATEGFISSSTYQVVVSSLDGNENEALDLAKKRALNLFIAEKGDSFRPTDRKFLKELVDSKGKFVKVSKPINGKTYYLFHVSQPDLKIEIKK
- a CDS encoding M16 family metallopeptidase; translation: MWEYLSKSVISRFNFLFFTLCIFINFEAFANEDIFSEIRTTLESRVKKVTLKNGIRLLMMKRADSPTVAVYTKFLVGAADETPEIAGTAHLLEHMLFKGTKNIGVTDAKKEKVYLDQIRVWGKRLDSYRLQERELAAKGEPVPEKLIKDKNILEIRFKNLLELHRKFVVSNEDSYIYEKNGGTGFNAYTTNDVTNYQILLPANRLEIWAKLESDRLKDPILREYYTERDVVLEERRMRVENQGMGILREKFLGAAFPNHTYGMPVIGYESNLPFLDIDRTEEFFKKNYRPHKMAIGIVGDLDFDKTEKLVRKYFEDIPDGPSPKLSHASESYDHETRRISVKHSSGPMKVMGWLTPASPHPDKPVLELIDAILSQGETGRLYKRLVLRDKLAQRVACWTGEPGERYANLFAIYVTNVRGADPDKIESSILEEIETLKKEAVTEEELAKIKNQIVGDYIRGLNSNSKLADVLTYYELVPGDWTEIFDDYARLDRVTPDDIMRVAQKYFTPRNLTVGDLINSDGEKK
- a CDS encoding M16 family metallopeptidase → MNIIKKITISVFVFLFSFVSAYAAPGDFVKDVKIPALEFHFPEIKEIGKDPNTRILYLENSEFPIKTLEITFYAGPDFYTKAPLELVEIFPEAWKKGGTTSHPGESFAEVWESYGSKMRVASDLDTVTLTFSWLSRYDQESKALISEFLKQPIFGKEAFEIARLQLGEQIKRRNDNIVGLAFRKANELVYQGKVKGRSASLAILELLKEEDLEEYYKNQLLSSRRSILVSGKWNQEEIPQFLGDILPAFSGTPVIESQGSNPEELNKNLKQKEIKNLIIDKANTQNVVLFLGVGPAHNDKDFYAVQVLNYLVGGGGFTSYFMSKIRSDKGLAYSSSSHPVFEKDHSVIYFFTQTKSQSAMEVYNLMGEILGDSTFSNISEEELKNAKEAILNKFIFLFTDSVEILRNEVRFREHKMPKDYLKNYRDKIQNVTLEDLRRVGKIYFRRDKLTAVISGPKSSVSSELPGQKTIGPEDPIP